From Methanomicrobia archaeon, a single genomic window includes:
- a CDS encoding histidine--tRNA ligase, which translates to MRIERARGTRDFLPVEMRKRRIMEERMRAIAERWDYEEVRTPTFERAELFTLKSGPEILKEMYEFADKGGRHLALRPEITASVIRMYLNELKMAPKPTKWYYFGNCFRYEEPQKGRFREFWQFGTEIIGADSPDAQAELIALAFAMLTALDVHAELHVGHVGLIRELLSARTPLSEERINRVMRLIDKGEHAAVIELMGDAGVEQSVIDDLLYLIALKGKDTLQEARARGVIAAGSAALAELQALLELLAVYGVAYTLNLGIARGLDYYTGMVFEIYEVGGKLGAQNQVCGGGSYRLAKLFGGEDIPSTGFAFGFDRLAEIFEVSADGVRPGGVIVVPIRTGPGDRAIMGAAIELAARLRQYVPTHIDLMNRSLKAQLKYANTRNYQFAVMIGTDELRDELVTLRDFITGSQDKLSVDACVERLRARFETR; encoded by the coding sequence ATGCGGATCGAACGAGCACGAGGCACCCGGGATTTTCTACCGGTGGAGATGCGGAAGCGGCGGATCATGGAGGAGCGCATGCGTGCGATAGCCGAGCGCTGGGATTATGAGGAAGTCAGAACGCCGACGTTCGAGCGTGCGGAGCTCTTCACGCTGAAGTCCGGGCCGGAGATCCTGAAGGAGATGTACGAGTTCGCGGACAAGGGCGGGCGGCATCTGGCGTTACGGCCCGAGATCACCGCGTCGGTGATTCGGATGTACCTGAACGAGCTGAAGATGGCGCCGAAGCCGACGAAATGGTATTATTTCGGGAACTGCTTCAGGTACGAGGAGCCGCAGAAGGGCCGGTTCCGCGAGTTCTGGCAGTTTGGCACGGAGATCATCGGCGCGGACAGTCCCGATGCGCAGGCGGAGCTCATTGCGCTCGCTTTTGCCATGTTAACGGCGTTAGACGTGCATGCGGAGCTGCACGTGGGCCATGTGGGGCTGATTCGGGAGCTTTTGAGTGCTAGGACACCGCTGAGCGAGGAACGAATAAACCGTGTGATGCGGCTGATCGACAAGGGTGAGCACGCAGCGGTGATCGAGTTGATGGGTGACGCGGGTGTTGAGCAGTCGGTGATTGACGATCTTCTGTATCTGATCGCTTTGAAAGGAAAGGACACGTTGCAGGAGGCGCGTGCTCGGGGCGTCATTGCGGCGGGAAGTGCAGCGTTAGCGGAGCTGCAAGCGCTCCTGGAACTGCTTGCGGTTTACGGCGTTGCGTACACGTTGAACCTGGGGATCGCCCGTGGGCTGGATTATTACACGGGTATGGTCTTCGAGATCTACGAAGTGGGCGGGAAATTAGGTGCGCAGAATCAGGTCTGCGGTGGTGGCTCGTATCGGCTCGCCAAGCTCTTTGGCGGTGAGGATATCCCGTCGACCGGATTCGCGTTCGGCTTCGACCGCCTGGCGGAGATCTTTGAGGTTTCCGCGGACGGCGTGAGACCGGGCGGTGTGATCGTGGTGCCGATACGGACTGGGCCTGGCGACCGCGCGATAATGGGTGCGGCCATTGAACTGGCCGCTCGATTGCGGCAGTACGTGCCCACACATATCGATCTGATGAACCGGAGCCTGAAAGCGCAGCTCAAGTACGCTAACACACGGAACTATCAGTTCGCCGTGATGATCGGCACGGACGAGTTGCGCGATGA
- a CDS encoding endonuclease V → MSRELTTEELYGIQEEIAARALITDTFDPGGISLIAGADQAFFLDSAGEEKIISAIVLLDYPDLQVLECAYAVLPVEFPYIPGLLAFREAPALIAAFRKLATRPDLLVIDGGGINHPRFAGLATHVGVLLDIPTIGVTKKLLCGSGELPTVEGDARVIRYENREVGYYLTSKTGCRPIIVAPGHKIALQTALQLMKACIRKHKLPEPVRIAHRSANHVKRTGTKRRD, encoded by the coding sequence ATGAGCAGGGAGCTTACGACCGAGGAACTCTACGGTATCCAGGAAGAAATCGCGGCACGCGCACTCATTACCGATACGTTCGACCCCGGCGGAATCAGCCTCATCGCCGGCGCCGATCAGGCGTTCTTCCTCGATTCCGCGGGCGAAGAGAAGATCATATCCGCGATCGTCCTTCTTGATTACCCTGATCTGCAGGTTCTCGAGTGTGCATACGCCGTGCTGCCGGTCGAGTTCCCCTATATCCCCGGGCTGCTCGCCTTTCGCGAAGCGCCTGCTCTCATCGCCGCGTTCCGCAAACTCGCCACACGACCTGACCTTCTCGTGATCGACGGCGGTGGCATCAATCATCCCCGGTTCGCGGGCCTGGCCACGCACGTCGGTGTGCTTCTGGACATCCCGACCATCGGCGTGACCAAGAAGCTCCTCTGCGGCTCCGGTGAGCTGCCCACGGTAGAGGGCGATGCGCGCGTCATTCGCTATGAAAACCGTGAGGTCGGGTATTACCTCACGAGTAAAACCGGCTGCCGGCCCATCATTGTCGCGCCCGGGCACAAGATAGCACTTCAGACCGCGCTACAGCTCATGAAAGCCTGTATCCGGAAGCACAAGCTGCCTGAGCCGGTCCGCATCGCGCACCGCTCTGCGAATCACGTGAAACGCACCGGAACGAAACGGAGAGACTGA